The Ancylobacter sp. WKF20 genome contains a region encoding:
- a CDS encoding VOC family protein yields MAKAIHSMIRVLDEARSVDFYSRAFGLAIADRFAFDGFTLIYLRNADADFEVELTVNHGRTEPYALGDGYGHIAFAVDDLDAEHARFVDVGLNPNPIKEFFREGALLAKFFFVTDPDGYKIEVLQKHGRYR; encoded by the coding sequence GTGGCGAAGGCCATTCATTCGATGATCCGCGTGCTCGACGAAGCACGCTCGGTTGATTTCTATTCGCGCGCCTTCGGGCTCGCCATTGCCGATCGCTTCGCGTTCGACGGCTTCACCCTCATCTATCTGCGCAATGCCGATGCCGACTTCGAGGTCGAGCTGACGGTCAATCACGGCCGCACCGAGCCCTATGCGCTGGGCGACGGCTACGGGCACATCGCCTTTGCGGTGGATGATCTCGACGCCGAGCACGCGCGCTTCGTGGACGTCGGCCTCAATCCCAATCCCATCAAGGAGTTTTTCCGCGAGGGCGCGCTGCTCGCCAAGTTCTTCTTCGTCACCGATCCCGACGGCTACAAGATCGAGGTTTTGCAGAAGCACGGGCGCTACCGCTGA
- a CDS encoding ribbon-helix-helix domain-containing protein, whose amino-acid sequence MCHIFAGQAPETYEGQTRSVRIGGHSTSIRLEAAFWTVLEEVAAHQGMSLGKFVTKLHDEVLDLHGEVRNFASLLRCSCLIYLAEVRPAGRPAEVARERYLCESRRVHLEAAE is encoded by the coding sequence ATGTGCCATATCTTTGCGGGCCAAGCGCCCGAGACCTATGAGGGCCAGACGCGCTCCGTGCGCATCGGCGGCCATTCCACCTCCATCCGGCTGGAAGCCGCCTTCTGGACCGTGCTGGAAGAGGTTGCCGCCCATCAGGGCATGAGTCTGGGCAAATTCGTCACCAAGCTGCATGACGAGGTGCTGGACCTGCATGGCGAGGTGCGCAACTTCGCCTCGCTGCTGCGCTGTTCCTGCCTCATCTACCTCGCCGAGGTGCGGCCCGCCGGCCGGCCGGCGGAGGTGGCGCGCGAGCGCTATCTCTGCGAGAGCCGCCGCGTGCATCTGGAAGCGGCGGAGTAG
- a CDS encoding RidA family protein — translation MTQRRLISSHSAFEKVAGYSRAVVDGDDIFVSGTTGYDYAVMALPEDLVEQTHSCFRNIASALAEADASLDDVVRVRYIITRAEYAETVFPIFGQYFITARPAATLIVAGLLQPEMKIEIEVTARRRR, via the coding sequence ATGACCCAGCGCCGCCTGATCTCCTCCCACTCCGCCTTCGAGAAGGTGGCGGGCTATTCGCGTGCCGTCGTCGATGGGGACGACATCTTCGTCTCCGGCACCACCGGCTATGACTATGCCGTCATGGCGCTGCCGGAGGATCTGGTCGAGCAGACCCATAGCTGCTTCCGCAACATTGCGAGCGCGCTCGCCGAGGCCGATGCCAGCCTCGATGACGTGGTGCGCGTGCGCTACATCATCACCCGCGCCGAATATGCCGAGACAGTGTTCCCGATCTTCGGGCAGTACTTCATCACCGCACGCCCGGCGGCGACGCTGATCGTGGCCGGCCTGCTCCAGCCGGAAATGAAGATCGAGATCGAGGTCACGGCGCGCCGGCGCCGCTAG
- the leuD gene encoding 3-isopropylmalate dehydratase small subunit, translating into MDKFTTLSGIAAPLHLVNVDTDMIIPKQYLKTIKRTGLGTGLFSELRYKDDGSDNPDFVLNKPSYKGASILIAGDNFGCGSSREHAPWALLDFGIRCVISTSFADIFYNNCFKNGILPIVVTPEQLEALFDDASRGANARVTVDLESQTITGPDGGTITFEVDPFRKHCLLNGLDDIGLTQVKADKIATYESKLAEERPWA; encoded by the coding sequence GTGGACAAGTTCACCACCCTGAGCGGCATCGCCGCGCCGCTGCATCTGGTCAATGTCGACACCGACATGATCATCCCCAAGCAGTATCTGAAGACGATCAAGCGCACGGGCCTCGGCACCGGCCTGTTCTCGGAGCTGCGCTACAAGGATGACGGTTCGGACAACCCGGATTTCGTGCTGAACAAGCCGTCCTACAAGGGCGCCAGCATCCTGATCGCCGGCGACAATTTCGGCTGCGGCTCCTCGCGTGAGCACGCGCCCTGGGCGTTGCTCGATTTCGGCATTCGCTGCGTGATCTCCACGTCCTTCGCCGACATTTTCTACAATAACTGCTTCAAGAACGGCATCCTGCCGATCGTGGTGACGCCGGAGCAGCTCGAGGCGCTGTTCGATGACGCCTCGCGCGGCGCCAATGCGCGCGTGACGGTCGACCTTGAGAGCCAGACCATCACCGGCCCGGATGGCGGCACGATCACCTTCGAGGTCGATCCGTTCCGCAAGCACTGCCTGCTGAACGGCCTCGACGATATCGGCCTGACCCAGGTGAAGGCCGACAAGATCGCCACCTACGAATCAAAGCTCGCTGAGGAGCGCCCCTGGGCGTGA
- a CDS encoding cytochrome b yields the protein MSQPVVSMSAVHRYSVPLRSLHWLTVIAIIVVYGVTYLEDLFERGSAGRAYVWWTHISVGLTILGLVALRVAFRIAGPVPPPSAALSRPVHLASSVVHVLLYVLLVVTPLVGIYLAFLRGNEVTFFGLFTIPAPIAVDREAARPVQEVHELLANGLVILATLHAVAALAHHFVLKDDVLRRMLPGR from the coding sequence ATGAGCCAGCCGGTCGTATCCATGTCCGCCGTGCACCGTTACAGCGTGCCGCTGCGGTCTCTCCATTGGCTGACGGTGATCGCCATCATCGTGGTCTATGGGGTGACCTATCTGGAAGACCTGTTCGAGCGGGGTTCCGCCGGGCGGGCCTATGTGTGGTGGACCCATATCTCGGTGGGTCTGACGATTCTCGGCCTCGTTGCGTTGCGCGTCGCGTTCCGCATCGCCGGGCCGGTGCCGCCGCCCTCGGCGGCCCTGTCGCGGCCGGTTCATCTGGCCTCGAGCGTGGTTCACGTGCTGCTCTATGTGCTTCTGGTCGTCACTCCGCTTGTCGGCATCTATCTCGCCTTCCTGCGCGGCAACGAGGTGACGTTCTTCGGTCTGTTCACGATTCCCGCCCCCATCGCGGTGGATCGCGAGGCGGCCCGGCCGGTGCAGGAGGTGCATGAGCTGCTGGCCAATGGGCTGGTCATCCTCGCGACGCTGCATGCGGTTGCGGCGCTGGCGCATCATTTCGTCCTGAAGGACGACGTGCTGCGCCGGATGCTGCCGGGCCGCTGA
- a CDS encoding metallopeptidase family protein, translated as MSTLVSPLAPEDATAWAAASAPSLALMEVMAEEAYGRLPESFRALCGNLVIRVEDFPTDEVQEEMEAESPFDLLGLFQGIGLAQGYETVTGVLPNMIFLYRRPILDYWAEHEETLGAVVTHVLVHEIGHHFGLSDEDMEAIEAAADT; from the coding sequence ATGAGCACGCTTGTGAGCCCCCTTGCCCCCGAAGACGCCACCGCCTGGGCGGCCGCCAGCGCCCCCTCACTGGCGCTGATGGAGGTGATGGCCGAGGAAGCCTATGGGCGCCTGCCCGAAAGCTTCCGCGCGCTGTGCGGCAATCTCGTCATCCGGGTCGAGGATTTCCCGACGGACGAGGTGCAGGAGGAGATGGAGGCGGAAAGCCCGTTCGATCTCCTCGGCCTGTTCCAGGGCATTGGCCTTGCGCAGGGCTATGAGACCGTGACGGGCGTGCTGCCCAATATGATCTTCCTCTATCGCCGGCCCATTCTCGACTACTGGGCCGAGCATGAGGAGACGCTGGGCGCCGTTGTCACCCATGTGCTGGTGCACGAGATCGGCCACCATTTCGGCCTGTCGGACGAGGACATGGAGGCGATCGAGGCGGCCGCGGATACGTAG
- the leuC gene encoding 3-isopropylmalate dehydratase large subunit codes for MSTSAPRTLYDKIFDDHVVDRQEDGTCLLYIDRHLVHEVTSPQAFEGLRLAGRKVHAPSKTLAVVDHNVPTSDRRFGIDDPESRTQVETLAENARDFGVEYFNELDKRQGIVHVIGPEQGFTLPGTTIVCGDSHTSTHGAFGALAHGIGTSEVEHVLATQTLIQKKSKNMRVSVDGKLPEGVTAKDVTLAIIGVTGTAGGTGYVIEYSGEVFRNLSMEGRMTVCNMSIEGGARAGMVAPDETTYAYVKDRPRAPKGAAWDAARRYWDTLRTDEGAFFDKEIRLDGASLPPIVSWGTSPEDVISVDGRVPDPELIEDEGKREAKKRALAYMGLVAGTKITDIAIDKVFIGSCTNARIEDLRAAARILDGHKIREGVSGMVVPGSGLVKLQAEAEGLDAIFKAAGFDWREPGCSMCLGMNADKLKPEERCASTSNRNFEGRQGYKARTHLVSPAMAAAAAIAGHFVDIRQWPVKG; via the coding sequence ATGAGCACGTCCGCGCCGCGTACCCTGTACGACAAGATCTTCGACGACCATGTGGTGGACCGTCAGGAGGACGGCACCTGCCTCCTCTATATCGACCGCCATCTGGTGCATGAGGTGACCAGCCCGCAGGCCTTCGAGGGCCTGCGCCTCGCCGGCCGCAAGGTCCATGCGCCCTCCAAGACGCTGGCGGTGGTCGACCATAACGTGCCGACCAGCGACCGCCGCTTCGGCATCGACGATCCCGAGAGCCGCACCCAGGTCGAGACGCTGGCCGAGAACGCTAGAGACTTCGGCGTCGAGTATTTCAATGAGCTCGACAAGCGCCAGGGCATCGTCCACGTCATCGGCCCGGAGCAGGGTTTCACCTTGCCGGGCACGACCATCGTGTGCGGCGACAGCCACACCTCGACGCATGGCGCCTTTGGCGCGCTCGCCCATGGCATCGGCACCTCGGAGGTCGAGCACGTGCTCGCCACCCAGACGCTGATCCAGAAGAAGAGCAAGAACATGCGCGTCAGCGTCGACGGCAAGCTGCCGGAGGGCGTGACCGCCAAGGACGTGACGCTGGCCATCATCGGCGTCACCGGCACGGCCGGCGGCACCGGCTACGTCATCGAATATTCCGGCGAGGTGTTCCGCAACCTCTCCATGGAAGGCCGCATGACGGTCTGCAACATGTCCATCGAGGGCGGGGCCCGCGCCGGCATGGTGGCGCCGGACGAGACCACCTATGCCTATGTGAAGGACCGCCCGCGCGCGCCCAAGGGCGCCGCCTGGGACGCCGCGCGTCGCTACTGGGACACGCTGCGCACCGATGAGGGCGCGTTCTTCGACAAGGAAATCCGCCTCGACGGCGCTTCCCTGCCGCCCATCGTCTCCTGGGGCACGAGCCCCGAGGACGTGATCTCGGTCGACGGCCGTGTTCCCGATCCGGAGCTGATCGAGGACGAGGGCAAGCGCGAGGCGAAGAAGCGCGCGCTGGCCTATATGGGCCTCGTCGCCGGCACGAAGATCACCGACATCGCCATCGACAAGGTGTTCATCGGCTCCTGCACCAATGCCCGCATCGAGGATCTGCGCGCCGCCGCGCGTATTCTCGACGGTCACAAGATCCGTGAGGGCGTCTCCGGCATGGTGGTGCCGGGTTCGGGGCTGGTGAAGCTTCAGGCCGAGGCCGAGGGGCTGGACGCGATCTTCAAGGCTGCCGGCTTCGACTGGCGCGAGCCGGGCTGCTCCATGTGCCTCGGCATGAACGCCGACAAGCTGAAGCCCGAGGAGCGCTGCGCCTCGACCTCGAACCGCAATTTCGAGGGCCGGCAGGGTTACAAGGCGCGCACGCACCTCGTCTCCCCGGCCATGGCGGCAGCGGCGGCGATTGCCGGCCATTTCGTCGACATCCGCCAGTGGCCCGTGAAGGGCTGA
- a CDS encoding AraC family transcriptional regulator, with the protein MTHPIDTSLLDAVARHGRLYADADGLAPTPIPALKIFRVPAPEGVTHAIARPLVCLVVQGGKQVTQGAGSHEFGAGETLLISADVPIVSQITKASHAEPYLSLVLELDPAVIAELAGETKPAEMSDGMPVRVDTTDTEVADAALRLMRLLDRPAALPVLQAPLIREMHYWLLMGRHGPAIRRLGWPDSHARRIGRAVALLRAEFTRPIGVERLAAEARMSVSSFHQHFRAVTSLTPLQFHKQLRLIEARRLMAAEGLAAGRAAFAVGYESVPQFTRDYARLFGLPPGRDMRAARDGARAA; encoded by the coding sequence ATGACCCATCCGATCGACACCTCGCTTCTCGATGCCGTCGCGCGCCATGGCCGGCTTTACGCGGATGCGGACGGGTTGGCGCCGACGCCCATTCCCGCTTTGAAGATTTTCCGCGTGCCGGCGCCGGAGGGCGTGACCCACGCCATTGCCCGCCCGCTGGTGTGTCTGGTGGTGCAGGGCGGCAAGCAGGTGACGCAGGGCGCGGGCAGCCATGAGTTCGGCGCGGGCGAAACGCTGCTCATCTCGGCGGATGTGCCCATTGTCAGCCAGATCACCAAAGCGAGCCACGCTGAACCTTATCTCTCGCTGGTGCTGGAACTCGATCCGGCTGTGATCGCGGAACTGGCTGGCGAGACGAAGCCGGCCGAGATGTCCGACGGGATGCCGGTGCGGGTCGACACGACCGACACGGAAGTCGCGGATGCCGCGCTGCGGCTGATGCGCTTGCTCGATCGTCCGGCGGCCCTGCCGGTGCTGCAGGCGCCCCTTATTCGCGAGATGCACTACTGGCTGCTGATGGGCCGCCACGGCCCGGCGATCCGGCGTCTTGGATGGCCGGACAGCCATGCGCGGCGGATCGGGCGGGCGGTGGCGCTGTTGCGGGCGGAGTTCACCCGCCCCATCGGCGTGGAGCGGCTGGCGGCGGAGGCGAGAATGAGCGTCTCTTCCTTTCACCAGCATTTCCGCGCGGTGACCTCGCTGACGCCGCTGCAGTTCCACAAGCAGCTTCGGCTGATCGAGGCGCGCCGGCTGATGGCGGCGGAGGGGTTGGCGGCGGGCCGCGCGGCCTTCGCCGTCGGCTATGAAAGCGTGCCGCAATTCACCCGCGACTATGCGCGCCTGTTTGGCCTCCCGCCGGGGCGCGACATGAGGGCGGCGCGGGACGGTGCGCGGGCCGCCTAA
- a CDS encoding SDR family oxidoreductase, protein MTTITLITGGSRGLGRNTALAVARQGGDVVLTYQSRAEDAQAVVAEIAALGRKAVALQLDTGKVAGFPDFAARLRAALAETFGRETVDHLVNNAGHGDYAAITDTTEAQFDRLVDVHLKGVFFLTQTLLPLIADGGRIVNFSSGLTRFAYPGYAAYAAMKGAVEVLTRYLAKELGARGIAVNTVAPGAIETDFGGGAVRDNAEINRHIASITALGRVGVADDIGPMVASLLTPANRWVNAQRIEVSGGQAI, encoded by the coding sequence ATGACCACGATCACCCTCATCACCGGCGGCAGCCGTGGCCTCGGCCGCAACACCGCCCTTGCCGTCGCCCGGCAGGGCGGCGATGTCGTGCTGACCTATCAGAGCCGCGCCGAGGACGCCCAGGCCGTCGTCGCCGAGATCGCGGCACTGGGACGCAAGGCGGTGGCCTTGCAGCTCGACACCGGCAAGGTCGCCGGGTTCCCCGATTTCGCCGCCCGCCTGCGCGCGGCCCTCGCCGAGACCTTCGGCCGCGAGACCGTCGACCACCTCGTGAACAATGCCGGCCATGGCGACTACGCCGCCATTACCGACACGACCGAGGCGCAGTTCGACCGGCTGGTGGACGTTCACCTCAAGGGCGTGTTCTTCCTCACCCAGACGCTGCTGCCGCTCATCGCCGATGGCGGGCGCATTGTGAACTTCTCCTCCGGCCTCACCCGCTTCGCCTATCCCGGCTATGCCGCCTATGCGGCGATGAAGGGTGCGGTGGAGGTGCTGACGCGCTACCTCGCCAAGGAGCTGGGCGCGCGCGGCATTGCGGTCAATACGGTGGCGCCCGGCGCGATCGAGACCGATTTCGGCGGCGGCGCGGTGCGCGACAATGCCGAGATCAACCGCCACATCGCCAGCATCACAGCGCTCGGCCGCGTCGGCGTCGCCGATGATATCGGGCCGATGGTGGCGAGCCTGCTCACCCCGGCTAACCGCTGGGTCAATGCCCAGCGCATCGAGGTCTCCGGCGGTCAGGCGATCTGA
- the rplS gene encoding 50S ribosomal protein L19, giving the protein MVDIIKELDDEQAAKLAAVRAIPDFQPGDTVIVNVKVKEGERTRVQAYEGVVIARNGGGINESFTVRKISYGEGVERVFPIYSPNIDSLKVVRRGKVRRAKLYYLRDRRGKSARIAERQDKNKGKKAPVAAE; this is encoded by the coding sequence ATGGTCGATATCATTAAAGAGCTCGATGACGAGCAGGCCGCCAAGCTGGCCGCCGTCCGCGCCATTCCCGACTTCCAGCCCGGCGACACGGTGATCGTGAACGTCAAGGTGAAGGAAGGCGAGCGCACCCGCGTGCAGGCCTATGAAGGTGTCGTGATCGCCCGCAATGGTGGCGGCATCAATGAGAGCTTCACCGTCCGCAAGATTTCCTATGGCGAAGGCGTCGAGCGCGTCTTCCCGATCTACTCGCCGAACATCGACAGCCTGAAGGTTGTCCGTCGCGGCAAGGTGCGTCGCGCCAAGCTGTATTACCTGCGCGACCGTCGCGGCAAGTCGGCCCGTATCGCCGAGCGCCAGGACAAGAACAAGGGCAAGAAGGCCCCCGTCGCCGCCGAGTGA
- a CDS encoding DUF1036 domain-containing protein codes for MRQFCVLSAVAVTGLLCHVSEGKADFKICNRAKETVNLSIGYDNSDYGWTSEGWWKLEEDECTVMIRGNLANRYYYIYAAGEEGGTWSGSDKQKGGNFCVAPQKYTLHNREYETDNTLDCESGGFTGVKFDEVDTKNNKNFTYELTE; via the coding sequence ATGCGTCAGTTTTGCGTCCTGTCGGCTGTGGCCGTCACGGGACTCCTGTGCCATGTGTCCGAGGGCAAGGCCGATTTCAAAATCTGCAACAGGGCAAAGGAAACGGTGAATTTGTCGATCGGCTATGACAACTCCGACTATGGCTGGACGTCGGAGGGGTGGTGGAAGCTGGAAGAGGATGAGTGCACCGTGATGATCCGCGGCAATCTCGCCAACCGCTATTACTACATCTATGCGGCGGGAGAAGAGGGTGGCACGTGGTCAGGCTCCGATAAGCAGAAAGGCGGCAATTTCTGCGTCGCACCTCAGAAATACACCCTGCATAATCGCGAATATGAGACCGACAACACGCTCGATTGTGAATCCGGCGGCTTCACGGGCGTGAAATTCGACGAAGTCGACACAAAGAACAATAAGAACTTCACCTATGAGCTGACCGAATGA
- the trmD gene encoding tRNA (guanosine(37)-N1)-methyltransferase TrmD, whose translation MWRASLVTIFPDMFPGPLGLSLAGRALGQGAWGLETVDPRDHATDRHRSVDDTPAGGGPGMVMRVDVLARAIDAAAPEGDTRPRLLMTPRGAPLTQKRVRELSAGEGVVIVCGRFEGVDDRLVAARGLEEVSVGDVVLSGGEIGALVLLDACVRLLPGVMGHPESGTEESFSAGLLEYPQYTRPPSFEGLEIPAILTSGDHAKVARWRREQAEAVTRARRPDLWAAYRETGGK comes from the coding sequence ATGTGGCGCGCCTCCCTCGTCACCATCTTCCCCGACATGTTCCCCGGCCCGCTGGGCCTGTCGCTGGCCGGGCGGGCGCTGGGGCAGGGGGCGTGGGGGCTGGAGACGGTCGACCCGCGCGATCACGCCACGGACCGTCACCGCTCCGTGGACGACACGCCGGCCGGTGGCGGGCCGGGCATGGTGATGCGGGTGGATGTGCTCGCCCGTGCCATTGACGCCGCCGCGCCTGAGGGCGACACCCGCCCGCGCCTGCTCATGACGCCGCGCGGCGCGCCGCTGACGCAGAAGCGCGTGCGCGAACTCAGCGCCGGGGAGGGCGTCGTCATCGTCTGCGGGCGGTTCGAGGGGGTGGATGATCGCCTCGTCGCCGCGCGCGGACTGGAGGAAGTCTCCGTCGGCGATGTCGTGCTGTCGGGCGGGGAGATTGGCGCGCTGGTGCTGCTCGATGCCTGCGTGCGGCTGCTGCCGGGTGTGATGGGCCACCCGGAATCCGGCACCGAGGAGAGCTTCTCCGCCGGGCTGCTGGAGTACCCGCAATATACCCGCCCGCCGAGCTTCGAGGGGCTGGAGATTCCCGCCATCCTCACCAGCGGCGACCACGCCAAGGTGGCGCGCTGGCGGCGCGAGCAGGCGGAAGCCGTTACCCGCGCGCGCCGGCCAGATTTGTGGGCGGCCTATCGCGAAACCGGCGGGAAGTGA
- the rimM gene encoding ribosome maturation factor RimM (Essential for efficient processing of 16S rRNA), whose translation MPTDRIMLARIGAPHGVKGEVRLFIFADDPDALTDYAPLTDEAGTRVFRIASMRPGKEHFVARLDGVSTREAAEALTNTGIYVARDLLPPPEDEDDFYQADLIGLKAVTTGGEAFGKVVAVHDFGAGDILEISPEGGGKTIMLPFTRAVVPSVDIKAGRLTVEPGDWAIEEAPPPEADRG comes from the coding sequence ATGCCGACCGACCGCATCATGCTTGCCCGCATCGGCGCCCCGCATGGGGTGAAGGGCGAGGTGCGGCTGTTCATCTTCGCGGATGATCCCGACGCCCTCACCGATTACGCGCCGCTGACCGACGAGGCCGGCACGCGCGTCTTCCGCATCGCGTCGATGCGGCCGGGCAAGGAACACTTCGTCGCCCGTCTCGACGGGGTTTCGACCCGCGAAGCGGCCGAGGCGCTGACCAATACCGGGATCTATGTCGCCCGCGACCTCCTGCCCCCGCCGGAGGACGAGGACGATTTCTACCAGGCCGACCTGATCGGGCTCAAAGCTGTCACCACCGGGGGCGAAGCCTTCGGCAAGGTGGTCGCGGTGCATGATTTCGGCGCCGGCGACATTCTGGAAATTTCGCCCGAAGGTGGCGGCAAGACGATCATGCTGCCCTTCACCCGCGCCGTGGTGCCGAGCGTCGACATCAAGGCCGGGCGCCTCACCGTCGAGCCGGGCGACTGGGCGATCGAGGAAGCTCCGCCACCGGAAGCGGACCGGGGATAG
- the rpsP gene encoding 30S ribosomal protein S16, whose product MSLKIRLARGGAKKRPYYRIVVADSRSPRDGRFIEKIGTFDPLKPKDAADRFTLDVEKAKAWLAKGAQPTDRVARFLDSLELVKREARNNPNKAVPGKKAQERAAEAAKAEAAAAAAAASAE is encoded by the coding sequence ATGTCCCTCAAGATCCGTCTCGCCCGTGGCGGCGCCAAGAAGCGTCCCTATTACCGCATCGTCGTTGCCGACTCGCGCTCGCCGCGCGATGGCCGCTTCATCGAGAAGATCGGCACCTTCGATCCGCTGAAGCCCAAGGACGCCGCCGACCGCTTCACCCTCGACGTCGAGAAGGCCAAGGCCTGGCTCGCCAAGGGCGCCCAGCCGACCGACCGCGTCGCCCGCTTCCTCGACAGCCTCGAGCTGGTGAAGCGCGAAGCCCGCAACAACCCGAACAAGGCCGTCCCCGGCAAGAAGGCGCAGGAGCGCGCCGCCGAAGCCGCCAAGGCTGAAGCCGCCGCCGCCGCTGCCGCCGCTTCGGCGGAGTGA
- the ffh gene encoding signal recognition particle protein: MFDSLSDRLGGILDRLKRRGALTEADVNEAMREVRRALIEADVALDTVRSFTDRVRTRAVGAEVIKSVTPGQMVVKIVHDELIAMLGSDAKPIDLEAAPPVPVLMVGLQGSGKTTSTAKIAKRLSERGNRKVLMASLDTRRPAAMEQLATLGTQVNVATLPIVAGQSAVQIARRAMEAARLGGYDVVMLDTAGRVTLDEALMAEVAEVKAATNPHEVLLVADSLTGQDAVNTAKAFDERVGLTGIVLTRADGDGRGGAALSMRAVTGKPIKLLGTGEKMDALEDFDPRRVAGRILGMGDVVSLVEKAVENIDAEKAMAAAERMRKGQFDLDDLRMQLDQMEKLGGLGGLMGMLPGVGKMKNQLAASGMNDGVLKRQKAIIDSMTKKERRNPKLLDASRRKRIASGSGTKVEDVNRLMKMHRQMADMMKAMGANAAGKRGGPMAGLASMFGLGGGGGMGGGMPSPEQLKQLAEKMPGGGKGMGGPGGGLPNLPPNFPGGFPGLGKPGSLPGLPGFPPKKK; encoded by the coding sequence ATGTTCGATTCATTGAGCGACCGCCTTGGCGGCATACTCGACCGGCTGAAACGACGCGGCGCCCTCACCGAGGCCGACGTGAACGAGGCCATGCGCGAGGTGCGCCGGGCGCTGATCGAGGCGGACGTCGCGCTCGACACCGTCCGCTCCTTCACCGACCGGGTGCGCACGCGCGCGGTGGGTGCCGAAGTCATCAAGTCGGTCACGCCCGGCCAGATGGTGGTGAAGATCGTCCATGACGAACTCATCGCCATGCTCGGCTCCGACGCCAAGCCGATCGACCTCGAAGCCGCCCCGCCGGTGCCGGTGCTGATGGTCGGCCTTCAGGGCTCGGGCAAGACCACCTCTACCGCCAAGATCGCCAAGCGCCTGTCCGAGCGGGGCAACCGCAAGGTGCTGATGGCCTCGCTCGACACGCGCCGCCCGGCGGCGATGGAACAGCTGGCCACGCTCGGCACGCAGGTGAACGTCGCCACCCTGCCGATCGTCGCCGGCCAGTCGGCCGTGCAGATCGCCCGCCGCGCCATGGAGGCGGCCCGCCTCGGTGGCTATGACGTGGTCATGCTGGACACCGCCGGCCGCGTCACGCTCGACGAAGCGCTGATGGCCGAGGTCGCCGAGGTCAAGGCGGCGACCAACCCGCATGAAGTGCTGCTGGTCGCCGACAGCCTCACCGGCCAGGACGCGGTGAACACCGCCAAGGCGTTCGACGAGCGTGTCGGCCTCACCGGCATCGTGCTGACCCGCGCCGATGGTGACGGGCGCGGCGGTGCCGCCCTTTCCATGCGCGCCGTCACCGGCAAGCCGATCAAGCTGCTCGGCACGGGCGAAAAGATGGACGCGCTGGAGGATTTCGATCCCCGCCGCGTCGCCGGGCGCATTCTCGGCATGGGCGACGTGGTGTCGCTCGTTGAGAAGGCGGTCGAGAACATCGACGCCGAAAAGGCGATGGCCGCCGCCGAGCGGATGCGCAAGGGGCAGTTCGATCTCGACGATCTGCGCATGCAGCTCGACCAGATGGAGAAGCTCGGCGGCCTTGGCGGGCTGATGGGCATGCTCCCCGGCGTCGGCAAGATGAAGAACCAGCTCGCCGCCTCCGGCATGAATGACGGCGTGCTGAAGCGGCAGAAGGCGATCATCGATTCGATGACCAAGAAGGAGCGGCGCAACCCGAAGCTGCTCGACGCCTCCCGCCGCAAGCGCATCGCCAGCGGCTCCGGCACCAAGGTCGAGGACGTCAACCGCCTGATGAAGATGCACCGCCAGATGGCGGACATGATGAAGGCGATGGGCGCCAACGCCGCCGGCAAGCGCGGCGGGCCGATGGCGGGCCTGGCCTCCATGTTCGGCCTTGGCGGCGGTGGCGGCATGGGCGGGGGCATGCCGAGCCCCGAACAGCTCAAGCAGCTCGCCGAGAAGATGCCCGGCGGCGGCAAGGGAATGGGCGGACCGGGGGGCGGCCTGCCCAACCTGCCGCCGAATTTCCCCGGCGGCTTTCCCGGTCTTGGCAAGCCGGGCAGCCTTCCCGGCCTGCCGGGTTTCCCGCCGAAGAAGAAGTGA